The following are from one region of the Apostichopus japonicus isolate 1M-3 chromosome 17, ASM3797524v1, whole genome shotgun sequence genome:
- the LOC139985250 gene encoding uncharacterized protein, translating to MPRQKQSNPKPLKQQQAEVKQLLKNTGGKKESGPKSTQKPLHWKLITKEHFEKKSKLRTKFGPKKRSSELNRPLRKNQQKPVKHNKREELEGDKSLNAKIKDVRLVTGGQSSPVFKDKFDFIKERARMARSGNQEPHREVIEGDAVGSSESINANQCGNMNLDAELSLKIGRGTNNSGNVKEEKQKYGDEQQAVEALLQIKSVDLQAINNNNPVEPRNQHNNSKPEPEQMVHQKEEHNDSQGKSSLTPRESAMNQSPFIFHTSKYQDFNPGNATRNMTVDVKTESSPVDTQPSKRLGRHVCKYCGHRCAKPSVLTKHLRSHTGERPYPCTPCGFAFKTKSNLYKHCKSHAHAVKVGIKSSDSPHKGSNGEEDSEETESEDETKHYQKEEEGNLRGSSESMRTINSEQGHTSSSQALPQIIPPSQLEVNKSESSMNALKGHASYSSRKETAKLTEHSISKLLKETEQGNKISEIQGKGPPGIAGYQVNMESKELLPIQKSDVRSAHKGSDSDKVGGGSDQILIPLSKLNIVKTKGQYHLQLPMGTLPPEALASIQSRTKDPEDETESGNKDINDRIQKLISDNQEIINNTDLESVKPRKLGFDFREGEYSLEDGNVATTTEADKIEATVGMGKPTVSSGGVPVSRQLHLPESDKNIRHISLQHTHQFGSVFEMPQSQKKSLVPGPLNLSASGSKTPDGVSLKRKAEGGEEGTVFFSKKMKKTLYMPPDSAMKKSSVETPRPAILNDLLTAPKSSQGQNVSTPNSLMFSSSLKKMASPFAAHGSVDTVPVIGSPSSSFGPTTSSCVPVIQHTPKSSESSSFSFISEPSKRKTPPNHQGLLRISTNAEERGGNADAQAALIRPNSLNLGGVRTVNSTYISKSERRRLSSKFIPTPKSGASPKGLASPRDAGLSHGMSSGEVPTIQLGSPRVRGGLPTADMWKKGAEKNLYQGLNVDVASPLAKMIKFPPLGSGGKPIIDPRVLLSPEALSIAESVMKKASPTNAQTPSTPVEQARELGRLVAHAFHNAGGNIESVLSTSAGNLIVGPIATPTSTGAKSQIFILPSPSSTQAPSFPGMSPSTPSKPFTPTGTSPMPFVMSGPSPKVVTPTGLPLKALTPTGPQHGFPHGFGSSKPLTPVGSMSKMFPTSIGPPSSVMQSPGTPGKMSTSFMQFPGKLSSPHPLPHRPHTPTTTGQRSVTPVVSYPKSLDPSLNKTEPSSSGNVSMTFPGSTTKVNSLNAGKPKPTLSSLKPMCVTPGNLQGMTNLSPGVIRGVTLKSPTTYPMNLKLTTPVSQAIVMSDVPINLSISAPSTEDDTKKSPRSQPPERKTSDDMRTNSQNFRNNMLTKGKGKLLGLVKNEQGQTLPTVPIFLYANMSARMCGVTKVTNCCSKRLQPMYAAQGLNSRVSMYSNWRSARHVQHPLGISWKVHLGLYNSHRNKKSKVYYSQCNFTPGGIYTESKDMKKSKEQQKKEKTSTGNKENRHHHRRREGSPRPNSSPTEGGDDLLQQTSPSLGSDASNVELSRIPLFPGGYESHEDYVYVRGRGRGKYVCMECGIRCKKPSMLKKHIRTHTDVRPYQCRGCSFSFKTKGNLTKHMKSKAHVKKCQEMGLPHGDIDLDSATDDMDDGDENQFADVDSEDTDSICSDNSDEDEDMDSEDSVRGTPSNFVESPFGVESTSQITRVGSCATSISAVADGELSPTLRALHQRMGLRRSLSEAQLTPSAMDSEDGEKDPAREQRLDELMGALKNRTMPPLNKPSRSEVVCKLTQHLTNKQQRNSIDGKLLPSPMKRSMSVSNLTSVSTALLRPSPSLPTVRPTPFDKNKPERGVLLPAGYLSSESVTKVTSGWSEFSSTSPTTPTMSKKSILTRRFGQTEGQEPTFSNLHIAPSTVNSQKDAHFGNTCKEPANLETTPKGSDNPLPKRSLLVPPPIVEPISDDDDDDDHDEENCKKQKLNQGKIVLGSQKFSLLSTPETSNAIKNLLLARAPVWPFPMEGIPSSPYSPRFIPPSPSLLNASPSSNLLMPYSPIPGRPPLVSPMSPSKLSQLPPTVLSRVHSPSPLARTSPHFRLEHTLKTPTTDNNQVSGSSSSSSNKKENSPGYQTELAFTSSKGLKADKIETPTDVKSTAPTSNGEPSPEQEQSIPVPSTTGPHKCSTCGKGFMKPNQLRIHSREHSLEKYYTCFDCCLHFPTKFLLSKHERTEQHFAKVEAVEIATVGTDPEPRPFKCKECAIAFRIPGHLAKHLRSRGHLMTLERSGKLPPHKEQLLRAELGREEEREDAMSPESSERTDSASEAEEDSDGRKTT from the exons AGCAGCAAGCAGAAGTCAAACAACTGTTGAAAAATACTGGAGGAAAGAAGGAATCTGGTCCAAAGAGCA CTCAGAAGCCTTTACACTGGAAACTGATCACCAAGGAGCactttgaaaagaaaagtaagCTTCGCACCAAGTTCGGGCCAAAGAAAAGGAGTTCTGAACTCAACAGACCTTTGAGGAAAAATCAGCAGAAACCAGTAAAGCATAATAAGAGAGAGGAACTTGAAGGTGACAAATCACTGAATGCAAAAATTAAAGATGTTCGGTTAGTTACCGGTGGACAGTCCTCTCCTGTCTTCAAGGATAAGTTCGATTTCATCAAGGAACGAGCTCGCATGGCTCGATCTGGAAACCAGGAACCTCACAGAGAAGTCATCGAGGGAGATGCAGTAGGTAGTAGTGAGTCAATAAATGCCAACCAGTGTGGGAATATGAACCTTGATGCAGAGTTATCTTTGAAAATAGGTAGAGGAACAAATAATAGTGGTAATGTTAAAGAGGAAAAGCAAAAGTATGGAGATGAACAACAAGCTGTGGAAGCACTTTTGCAAATAAAGAGTGTAGATCTTCAagcaataaataataacaatccaGTGGAGCCAAGGAACCAACACAATAATTCCAAACCAGAACCAGAACAGATGGTACATCAGAAAGAAGAACATAACGATAGCCAGGGAAAGAGTAGTTTAACACCAAGGGAGTCTGCCATGAACCAGTCTCCTTTTATCTTTCATACCTCAAAGTATCAAGATTTCAATCCAGGTAATGCCACCAGAAATATGACAGTGGATGTCAAGACTGAATCATCCCCTGTCGATACACAACCGTCGAAAAGATTAGGAAGGCATGTCTGCAAGTACTGCGGTCATAGGTGCGCTAAACCGAGCGTTCTAACCAAGCACCTGAGATCGCATACTGGAGAAAGACCATATCCTTGCACGCCATGTGGGTTTGCTTTTAAGACCAAGAGTAACCTTTATAAGCACTGCAAGTCGCATGCACATGCAGTAAAAGTTGGGATAAAGTCTAGTGATTCTCCTCATAAAGGATCGAACGGTGAAGAAGATTCCGAGGAGACGGAGAGTGAAGATGAAACTAAGCATTATCAGAAGGAGGAAGAGGGAAATCTCAGAGGTTCTAGTGAGAGTATGAGAACAATTAATTCAGAACAAGGTCATACATCATCGAGCCAGGCCTTGCCTCAGATAATACCCCCTAGCCAACTTGAAGTTAATAAAAGTGAAAGTTCTATGAATGCTTTAAAGGGACATGCATCCTACTCATCAAGAAAGGAAACAGCAAAATTGACAGAACACTCTATCTCAAAGTTATTGAAAGAAACTGAACAAGGGAATAAGATTTCAGAAATTCAAGGCAAAGGGCCTCCTGGTATTGCAGGATATCAGGTTAATATGGAATCGAAAGAATTGCTACCGATACAAAAGTCTGACGTACGGTCTGCACACAAGGGTTCTGATTCAGATAAAGTTGGTGGTGGCTCAGATCAAATTCTCATTCCTCTAAGCAAACTTAACATCGTTAAGACAAAGGGTCAATACCATCTCCAACTACCGATGGGAACTCTACCACCAGAAGCTTTGGCGAGTATTCAGAGTAGAACCAAAGACCCCGAGGATGAAACCGAATCAGGTAACAAAGATATAAACGACAGGATACAAAAATTAATCAGCGATAACCAAGAGATTATCAACAACACAGATCTTGAATCAGTGAAGCCAAGAAAACTTGGATTTGATTTTAGGGAAGGAGAATATTCATTGGAGGATGGAAATGTCGCAACGACAACAGAAGCGGATAAAATCGAGGCAACCGTCGGAATGGGAAAACCGACAGTTTCATCGGGAGGCGTACCAGTCTCTCGGCAGTTACATTTGCCCGAAAGTGATAAGAACATACGACATATTTCTCTGCAACATACTCATCAATTCGGATCCGTTTTTGAAATGCCTCAGAGCCAGAAGAAATCCCTTGTGCCAGGGCCACTCAATCTTTCTGCCAGTGGATCTAAAACACCTGATGGAGTATCACTGAAGAGAAAGGCAGAGGGCGGAGAAGAAGGAACGGTTTTCTTCAgtaagaagatgaagaagactCTATACATGCCTCCAGATTCTGCAATGAAGAAAAGTTCCGTAGAGACTCCTCGTCCAGCAATTCTAAACGATTTACTGACTGCTCCAAAGTCAAGCCAAGGACAGAATGTATCAACACCAAATTCCttgatgttttcttcttctttgaagAAAATGGCGTCCCCTTTTGCAGCTCATGGTTCTGTGGATACAGTACCTGTAATTGGATCTCCATCGTCATCATTTGGTCCTACCACATCATCGTGTGTCCCGGTGATTCAGCACACCCCTAAGTCGTCAGAGTCCAGTAGTTTCTCTTTCATCTCAGAGCCCAGCAAAAGGAAAACGCCACCTAATCATCAAGGTCTATTACGGATAAGTACCAACGCCGAGGAGAGAGGAGGTAACGCAGACGCACAAGCAGCGTTGATACGACCCAACTCTTTAAATCTAGGAGGAGTTCGTACCGTTAACAGTACCTACATCAGCAAGAGTGAAAGACGTAGACTTTCAAGCAAGTTCATTCCTACTCCTAAATCAGGAGCTTCACCCAAAGGTCTGGCATCACCCCGAGATGCTGGCTTGTCACATGGAATGAGTTCTGGAGAAGTCCCCACCATTCAACTCGGATCACCCCGTGTGCGTGGTGGCTTGCCGACAGCTGACATGTGGAAGAAAGGTGCAGAGAAGAATCTTTATCAAGGATTAAATGTGGATGTTGCATCTCCTTTAGCTAAAATGATAAAGTTTCCGCCATTGGGAAGTGGCGGAAAACCTATTATTGATCCGAGAGTTCTTCTTTCCCCAGAAGCACTGTCAATAGCAGAGTCGGTCATGAAAAAGGCCTCACCAACCAATGCTCAAACACCTAGCACACCTGTGGAACAGGCTCGTGAGTTAGGAAGGCTTGTCGCTCACGCTTTTCATAATGCTGGAGGGAACATAGAAAGTGTTTTGTCGACATCAGCTGGTAACTTGATTGTCGGACCTATTGCAACCCCAACATCAACTGGTGCAAAATCGCAAATTTTCATTCTGCCTAGTCCTTCATCTACTCAAGCTCCAAGTTTTCCAGGGATGTCCCCATCAACACCATCTAAACCATTTACCCCCACTGGAACTTCTCCAATGCCTTTCGTCATGTCTGGTCCATCTCCTAAAGTCGTAACCCCAACAGGTTTACCTTTGAAAGCTCTCACGCCCACTGGACCACAGCATGGATTTCCTCATGGTTTTGGTTCATCAAAGCCTCTCACACCAGTGGGATCAATGTCTAAAATGTTTCCCACTTCAATTGGGCCTCCAAGCTCGGTCATGCAATCTCCTGGAACTCCTGGCAAAATGTCGACTTCATTTATGCAGTTTCCTGGAAAACTATCTTCACCACACCCACTGCCTCATAGACCACACACACCGACCACAACTGGGCAGAGATCTGTCACACCAGTTGTTAGCTACCCAAAGAGTCTGGATCCATCTTTAAACAAGACAGAACCTTCTTCATCTGGAAATGTGTCTATGACATTCCCTGGCAGTACCACAAAAGTCAACTCGCTCAACGCAGGAAAGCCAAAGCCAACTCTTTCCAGTCTGAAACCAATGTGTGTCACTCCTGGCAATCTTCAAGGAATGACTAATTTGTCACCAGGTGTCATCAGAGGAGTGACTTTGAAGTCCCCGACGACGTACCCGATGAACCTGAAACTCACCACTCCCGTGTCGCAGGCAATTGTCATGTCGGACGTGCCAATTAATCTTTCCATTTCTGCACCATCTACAGAGGATGACACCAAGAAGTCACCTCGTTCTCAACCGCCGGAGCGGAAAACGTCAGACGACATGAGGACGAATTCCCAGAATTTCAGGAATAATATGCTGACAAAGGGGAAAGGTAAATTGTTGGGGTTAGTCAAAAATGAACAAGGACAAACACTCCCCACTGTTCCAATCTTCTTGTATGCTAACATGTCGGCTAGAATGTGCGGAGTGACAAAGGTGACTAACTGCTGCTCAAAGAGACTGCAGCCAATGTATGCCGCTCAGGGGTTGAACTCCAGAGTGTCAATGTATTCAAATTGGAGATCGGCGAGACACGTTCAACATCCTCTCGGTATATCGTGGAAAGTCCATCTTGGATTGTATAACTCTCATAGGAACAAGAAGTCCAAGGTGTATTACAGCCAATGCAATTTCACTCCGGGCGGTATTTACACAGAATCGAAGGACATGAAGAAGTCAAAGGAACagcagaagaaggagaagaCTAGTACAGGAAATAAGGAGAACAGACATCACCACAGGAGAAGGGAAGGCTCACCAAGACCAAATAGTTCTCCTACAGAAGGAGGTGATGACCTGTTGCAGCAAACATCACCATCTCTTGGCAGTGATGCATCAAATGTTGAATTATCTAGAATACCCTTGTTCCCCGGCGGATACGAGTCGCACGAAGATTACGTCTACGTCAGAGGTAGGGGAAGAGGCAAGTATGTCTGCATGGAGTGTGGGATAAGGTGTAAGAAGCCTAGTATGCTGAAAAAGCACATCCGAACTCATACCGATGTTCGTCCGTACCAATGCAGAGGTTGTAGTTTCTCCTTCAAGACGAAAGGGAACTTGACAAAGCATATGAAGTCGAAAGCTCATGTCAAGAAATGTCAGGAGATGGGGCTGCCTCACGGGGATATAGATTTAGATAGCGCCACGGATGACATGGACGATGGTGACGAGAACCAGTTTGCAGATGTCGATAGCGAAGACACGGATTCTATTTGCAGCGATAACTCCGATGAGGATGAGGACATGGACAGTGAGGACTCTGTGAGGGGAACCCCTTCCAACTTTGTGGAATCTCCATTCGGTGTGGAATCCACTTCTCAGATAACCAGAGTCGGATCATGTGCTACATCGATATCCGCTGTCGCCGACGGAGAATTGTCACCGACCTTAAGAGCGCTGCATCAACGGATGGGGTTGAGGAGGTCTCTCAGCGAAGCCCAACTTACGCCCTCGGCAATGGACAGTGAAGACGGTGAAAAGGACCCAGCAAGAGAGCAACGGTTAGATGAGTTGATGGGAGCACTGAAAAATAGGACGATGCCTCCTTTAAATAAACCCTCGAGGTCAGAAGTCGTCTGCAAATTGACCCAACATCTCACTAATAAGCAGCAGAGGAATAGCATCGATGGGAAGTTACTGCCATCTCCAATGAAACGTAGCATGTCTGTGAGTAATTTAACCTCAGTGTCAACAGCATTGCTTCGGCCATCACCATCCTTGCCAACGGTTAGACCCACTCCATTTGACAAAAACAAACCCGAAAGGGGTGTCCTATTGCCTGCGGGGTATTTGTCTTCAGAAAGTGTAACCAAAGTCACATCTGGTTGGAGTGAATTTTCATCTACATCGCCCACAACACCTACAATGTCAAAGAAAAGTATTCTTACAAGGCGCTTTGGACAAACGGAAGGTCAAGAACCCACTTTCAGCAATCTGCACATAGCTCCATCGACTGTGAACTCGCAGAAGGATGCTCACTTTGGGAACACTTGCAAGGAACCTGCAAACTTGGAAACGACACCAAAAGGTAGTGACAATCCACTTCCGAAACGCAGCCTGCTTGTACCGCCACCCATCGTAGAACCAATAtccgatgatgatgatgatgatgatcatgatgaagaAAACTGCAAGAAACAGAAATTGAATCAAGGTAAAATTGTTCTGGGTTCTCAAAAGTTTTCGCTGTTGTCAACTCCAGAGACTAGCAATGCAATAAAGAACTTGCTGCTTGCACGTGCACCTGTCTGGCCATTCCCGATGGAAGGGATACCCAGCTCACCGTACAGCCCCCGTTTCATTCCGCCATCACCGTCACTGCTGAATGCATCTCCATCCTCAAATCTATTGATGCCATACTCACCCATCCCAGGAAGGCCCCCATTAGTGTCGCCCATGTCACCTTCCAAACTCTCTCAGTTACCACCAACGGTGTTATCAAGAGTACACTCTCCAAGTCCACTGGCAAGAACTAGCCCTCACTTCAGATTGGAACACACATTGAAGACGCCAACAACCGACAACAACCAAGTCAGtggtagcagtagtagtagtagtaacaagaaagaaaattctCCAGGCTACCAAACTGAGCTTGCATTTACTTCATCTAAAGGGCTAAAAGCTGACAAGATTGAAACACCTACAGATGTGAAATCTACCGCTCCTACCTCCAATGGTGAGCCCAGCCCAGAGCAAGAGCAGTCCATTCCTGTACCATCGACCACAGGACCACATAAATGTTCCACCTGTGGCAAAGGCTTCATGAAGCCAAACCAACTCAGAATACATAGTAGAGAACATAGCTTAGAAAAGTATTATACCTGTTTTGATTGTTGCTTACATTTCCCAACAAAGTTCCTGCTATCAAAGCATGAGAGAACCGAGCAGCATTTCGCTAAGGTCGAAGCGGTCGAAATCGCTACGGTCGGCACCGACCCGGAACCTCGCCCGTTCAAGTGCAAAGAATGTGCCATCGCATTCCGAATACCAGGTCACTTAGCAAAACATCTTCGCTCCAGGGGTCACCTGATGACCTTGGAACGTTCGGGTAAATTGCCTCCGCATAAGGAACAGTTGTTGAGGGCAGAGTTGGGACGAGAGGAGGAGCGAGAAGATGCAATGAGCCCCGAGTCTTCGGAAAGAACAGACAGTGCGAGTGAAGCAGAGGAGGACTCTGATGGCAGGAAGACAACTTGA